From a region of the Bacillota bacterium genome:
- a CDS encoding AbrB/MazE/SpoVT family DNA-binding domain-containing protein, protein MSAPIVDNAKVMAKGQITLPKDIRSKLRLSTGDRV, encoded by the coding sequence ATGAGCGCCCCTATAGTTGATAACGCCAAGGTAATGGCCAAAGGCCAAATTACGCTCCCAAAGGATATCCGTTCCAAGCTTCGTCTTTCCACTGGAGACCGTGTCA